In the Aliarcobacter cryaerophilus genome, one interval contains:
- the pyrE gene encoding orotate phosphoribosyltransferase, which yields MNIEQIYKDANALLEGHFKLSSGNHSQFYLQSAKVLEDPKTAKLLAEALAVEIKKSGIKIDAVCAPALGGLIAGFALATALDVRFIFAERADGEMTIRRGFEVKPGEKYLVCEDIITTGGSALEAAREIVKGGGEVVAYAALANRGFCQRVGSELSRKDNCKLPLDKPLFALADFAFEMYSPDNCPLCKDGSVAIKPGSRGN from the coding sequence ATGAATATAGAACAAATATATAAAGATGCTAATGCCTTATTAGAAGGTCACTTTAAACTAAGTAGCGGTAACCATTCACAATTTTATCTTCAAAGTGCAAAAGTTTTAGAAGATCCAAAAACTGCTAAACTTCTTGCAGAAGCTTTAGCTGTTGAAATTAAAAAATCAGGAATTAAAATTGATGCAGTTTGTGCTCCTGCACTTGGGGGATTAATAGCTGGATTTGCACTTGCAACTGCTTTGGATGTAAGATTTATCTTTGCAGAAAGAGCTGATGGTGAGATGACTATACGAAGAGGTTTTGAAGTAAAACCTGGTGAAAAATATCTTGTTTGTGAAGATATTATTACAACTGGTGGAAGTGCTTTAGAAGCAGCAAGAGAAATCGTAAAAGGTGGTGGTGAAGTTGTGGCTTATGCAGCTTTAGCAAATAGAGGTTTTTGTCAAAGAGTAGGAAGTGAATTATCAAGAAAAGATAACTGTAAACTGCCACTTGATAAACCACTTTTTGCATTAGCAGATTTTGCATTTGAGATGTATAGTCCAGATAACTGTCCACTTTGCAAAGATGGTAGTGTTGCTATTAAACCAGGTAGTAGAGGAAACTAA